A window of Longimicrobium sp. genomic DNA:
CGCGTAGGTCGGCGTGTAGAGCAGCTCAATACGTTCCTCGCCAGCGACGCGCAGGATTTCCGGGTGGTAGTGCAGCGGCCAGTTGTCCCAGACGATCACCAGGCGGAGTTCGTCGCCGTAATGGCGGCGGATGCGGCGCAGGAACGCGCGCAGCGCCTTGATGCCGATCATGGAGCCGGTCTGGAAGAGCACGCGGCCGTCCTGCACGTCGAGCGTCGCGACGATCCGGCGGCGCGTGTTCGACCCCGCCGTATGCACAGCGGTGGGCTGTGCCCCGCCTCCACCTCCTTCGCAATGCCAGGTGCGCCCGGCGTGTGGCAGCCGGTAGAAGCTCGCCTCGTCGGCGAAGAGGACGCGCAACCGCTCGGGATCATCCAGCGCTGCCGCACGGATCGCGCGGATCGCCGCGACCTTGCTCTCGTACTGAGGATCGGGGCTGATCAGGTGGATGCGGCCGCACTTCCAGGAGATCCGCCACCGGCGCAGGCGGCGAATCACACCGCTGATGGTTTGCAGTCCCGACAGCTCGGGGCAGTGCTCGCGAGCCAGGGCCAGCGTCCAGCAGTCCGGACCGTCGTCACCGACCGGCTGGCTCAGGCGATCGGCCACCGCCTCGCGAGCCGGATCCGCTGGGGGAAAAAGGCCCGCGACATGCGGGCGCGGCTTCAGGCGCCCGGTGCCTATGAAGTCGTTGAGCCACTGGTAGACCGAGTCCGGATCGCGGGGCTTCAGCAGCCCGTGGCGTGCGACGTGGTGCGCGCTCATCCCGGAGCCGATCTTCAGGAGCGCGGCGGCACGCTCGCGCAGGTACGGCCGCTTGTCGTGGTCCCGAATCGTCACGAGGTAATCGTGCTGCTCCGGCGTTAGTTCCAGGCGTGCGGCGCTTGGCCATCGGGCGATCCTCCGCTGAGGTGAGTCGTCCCTCCGGAAGCACCAATAAGCCGTTGCCGACTTAGATTCGCAACGAGCATAAGCCGCGGCTCGAACATTGGGAAGCCTCGCAAACCGCGCGAGGCTGTTCGGCTCGTGATCAATCTTGGCTCGCTTACGTCGATGCTGAACGTCGAAGCGGCCGGAGCGCGATGACGCCCCGGCCGCTTCGTCGTCCACCGCCGCCATCACGCGCCGCCCAGCGGGTTAACCGGCAAGGTGCCGGCGGGCGCGAGCGCGACGTCCGCGCCATCCTCCTTCCAGCCATCCTGGACCGGGATCTTCTGGATGTACTCGACGGAGTCGACGATGCTGTTCACCAGGTCCGCCTTGCCTGCCATGGATGCCTCCAGTCCCGCCGGTGCCGCCCGCCGCGGAAGGGTCCGCCCGGGGCGCGGCGCGCGCTGCGGGATGCCACGCGCTCCTGCCCAGACGACGCGCATCCCGCCGCGCGGATGACGGCGGCGGGACGAACGGGCGGATGCGCGGGACGGATCGGCGGGACGGGCGGGACGACGGCGGATCGCGGCGGCGCGGCGATGCCCGTCGCGCGGTGATGTGCATCACCGTCCGCGATCACCGCGTCGCGTGGGCGGCTGCCCGTCGCGGTGCCGGGTGGGCCGCGGCGGCGGGGCGCCGCGCGCGGATCTGCGCGCGCAGGCGCTCGACGGCCGGGCGGTAGATCAGGTCGCCGACCGCGCCGACGTTGCCGAAGGAGTTGAGCCAGATCTCCGCCTCGCTCGGGCGCCCCTGCGCCGCGAGAAGCTGGGCCAGCAGCAGCCGCTCGGGCGCCGCGTCGGCCAGCGGCGCAAAGGCCGAGATCCACCACGGCGCGCGCTCCAGCGCCTCCTGCAGCCGCCGGATGGCCGTGGCCGTGTCGCCCGCGAGCAGCGCCTGGCGCGCGCGCAGCGTGGCCCGCAGCGCTCCCGGCTCGGGGTTCCACGCGCCAGCCGCGGGTTCCGCGGCGTCGAGCCGCTGCAGGAGAAAGGCGACCTCCGCCGAGTCGCCCTGCAGCAGCGCCAGGTGCACCACCGCGCGGAACGGGTCGCGCGTGCGCGCGTTGAGCACGCCGAAGTCCGGCCCCTCCTCCTCCACGAACGTCCGGGCATAGCGAAGCATCTCGTCGCCCTCGGGCGAGGGGTACCCCGCCAGGCGCGCGTGCACCAGCCACTTGTCGAACGGCGCGGGGGGAAGCGTCCGCCAGATCTGCAGCGCCCGCGGCCACTTCCCCTGCGCGGTCAGCGCCGCGATGCGGAAGCTGGCGCCCCAGCGGCGGTCGTCCACCTCGCTGCGCCGCATCAGCAGCGTGCCGAGCGTGTCCACCATGCGCGGATCGAAGCTGAAGATCCGGGCCACGTTCGACACCGTGCTGCGTCCCGTGGTGTCGAGCGCCGCCAGCATGGACGCCCGCTCGTCGTCATCCCCGAAGCGCAGCGCCACGCCGAGCTGGTACTGCGGCGCCTCGGGGCTGCGCACGCGCGGAGCATAGCGCTCGGCACGCTCGCGGTCGCCCAGACGGATGGCGATCTCGGAGAGGTGCTCGTACACGGGTGAGTAGGTGGAGTCCATCCGCACCACCTGCTCGAAGGCGCTCAGCGCGTCCTCGGGCCGCCCGCCCAGCATCCCCTCGAAGTGGAACACCGCCTCGCCCTTGCCGAACCACCCGTCCAGCATCGACGGGTCGTTCACGGTGATGCGGGTGAAGCGCTGCACCGCCTCGCTTCCGTGGCGCACGATCAGCAGCCGCTGCGCCTCGAGCAGCTGCACGTCGATGGAGCGGGCCTGATCGCGGTGCGCCAGTCCCGAGTCCACCGCCTGCAGCGCCTCCTTGAACTTCCACTCCGGCGACCACGTCAGCACCACACTCAGCCGGTGGGAGGCCAGCAGGCAGAGCGGGTCGGCCTTCACGGCGGCGCGGAACTCCTGCGCGGCCGCCGCGGGATCGCCCGCGCGGAAGCTGCTGGTGCCCAGCATGAAGTGGCTGAGCGCGGCCGCCGAGTCGCTGGCGGTGAGCAGGTACGCGGCCGGGCCCACGTCGATGTGCTCGCGCTGGGCCACCGCGCGCGCCAGGCGCAGCCCGATGCGCTGCACGGCCCCGCCCGGCGGCTCGCCCGGCGCCGAGCTCTCGCGCGCCACCTGGGTCCACCCCTGCACCTCGCGCACGGACACGGAG
This region includes:
- a CDS encoding IS630 family transposase — protein: MTIRDHDKRPYLRERAAALLKIGSGMSAHHVARHGLLKPRDPDSVYQWLNDFIGTGRLKPRPHVAGLFPPADPAREAVADRLSQPVGDDGPDCWTLALAREHCPELSGLQTISGVIRRLRRWRISWKCGRIHLISPDPQYESKVAAIRAIRAAALDDPERLRVLFADEASFYRLPHAGRTWHCEGGGGGAQPTAVHTAGSNTRRRIVATLDVQDGRVLFQTGSMIGIKALRAFLRRIRRHYGDELRLVIVWDNWPLHYHPEILRVAGEERIELLYTPTYAPWTNPIEKLWKKLRHDVLRLHHCSGEWKKLRARVDGYLAKLRGANPALLRYVGLLPA
- a CDS encoding BTAD domain-containing putative transcriptional regulator; its protein translation is MKSFRLKLFGGAVLEDESGIVGGRAAHRRRLALLALLAVGRGPTVGRERLMALLWPEKDDENARHLLSESLYVLRKRLGEGALVAAGNELGVDPAVVACDVAAFDEAIAAGREETAVGLYAGPFLDGFYVDDAPEFERWAEGERDRLARAYAEALETLAERREGEGEWKAAAEWWRRLFRHDPYKEPVVLRLMTALEATGERAEGLKVAAEHVRLMREDLGAKPSPAVEQLAERLRSDPGPAEAPARAPSPPISVPVPVIVAAPEPDPPAADPVAGQGTAEEVGDGDAIISTMPQAGDAIAPDDAIPVTRRRRRPLMPLLAAAAVLAATAAAVWVRLRPQDAAAGVTVAVFSFEAAGDARDAPADAGELQGLFSSAFTLVPGLWTVDATPRTEARGWREVPLEELKSAARAKGARYAAVPEVISTSPLRISVSVREVQGWTQVARESSAPGEPPGGAVQRIGLRLARAVAQREHIDVGPAAYLLTASDSAAALSHFMLGTSSFRAGDPAAAAQEFRAAVKADPLCLLASHRLSVVLTWSPEWKFKEALQAVDSGLAHRDQARSIDVQLLEAQRLLIVRHGSEAVQRFTRITVNDPSMLDGWFGKGEAVFHFEGMLGGRPEDALSAFEQVVRMDSTYSPVYEHLSEIAIRLGDRERAERYAPRVRSPEAPQYQLGVALRFGDDDERASMLAALDTTGRSTVSNVARIFSFDPRMVDTLGTLLMRRSEVDDRRWGASFRIAALTAQGKWPRALQIWRTLPPAPFDKWLVHARLAGYPSPEGDEMLRYARTFVEEEGPDFGVLNARTRDPFRAVVHLALLQGDSAEVAFLLQRLDAAEPAAGAWNPEPGALRATLRARQALLAGDTATAIRRLQEALERAPWWISAFAPLADAAPERLLLAQLLAAQGRPSEAEIWLNSFGNVGAVGDLIYRPAVERLRAQIRARRPAAAAHPAPRRAAAHATR